The uncultured Mailhella sp. genome segment GAACGTGCTTCCTCCTGGATGCAGGGTTTCTGCCCCGTATGCGGCTCCTTCCCGTCCATCTCCTATCTGGACAAGCGCGTCTTTGACGAAAAGAACGCCTTTCTGGCCGGAGGCGGAGGAAAAAAACATATGCATTGCGCTCTGTGCGGCACCGAATGGCACTTCCGGCGCGGGGCCTGCCCTTCCTGTGGAAAGGAAGGTTCCGGCGTCATGGAATTTCTCCGCGAAAGCGAAAACAGCCGGGGCGAACGCATCGACTGGTGCACCAAGTGCAAGAGCTACTGCCCGACCGTGGACCTGCGCGAATGCGCCGGAACGCCCGACATGGACGCCATGGCGCTGGGCATGATGCATATGGACATTGTTGCCGCTCAGAAAGGGCTGACTCCTCTCAAGCCCTCCTTCTGGAACCAATTCTAGCCACTGCCTCCGGGCACTTCCCCTATCTACCGGGAGAATGCGCATGAAACCGCTTTTTATTCTTACCCTTCTTCTCTCCCTCGCCTGGTGTACGCCGGCGGAAGCTCAGGACTTCAAGGCCAATCTCAAGTATCCGAAAAATCCCATCGTGCTTGGCGGCGAAGTTTCTCCCCGCATGGCGGTCACCTTCAATCACAGCTCCCACAGCAACGTCCCCTGTGATACCTGTCATCACAAGCCCCGCTGCGTCATCTGTCACTACAGTCCTTCGGAAGAAAAGTCGCCCTACGCGTCGTGCAGCAGCAACGCCGGCTGTCATACCGTGCAGGGCAGAAGCAATCAGCAGGACAGCCGCTTCATGGCCTTCCACAGCAGAGAAAGCATGCGCTCCTGCTTCGGCTGTCATCGCAGAATGAGCCTGGAGCACCCCGAATTCCAGGGCTGCCGTCCCTGCCACCCCAACAACATCCAGCCGGACGAAGAGAAGTAATTCTCTGCCTCCCCTGACAAAAAAGCCTGCGCCTCGAAAAAACGATGCGCAGGCTTTTTTATGGCAGAAAAATGCCGTTCGAGGAGGCTCTCAATCCGTCATCGGAAAGACGCCGATCTGCTGTACTCTCGTCGGATGCGGCGAACCTCTGAAAGATGCCCCGACATGCAGCATATTTCTTGCTGAACAGGCGTCGGACACACCGAAATGCGGCAGTCAGCAGTCAAAGACTTCGCCGATGGGACAGGAGGAAGGAATCAGCAGTCTGTCCAGATCGAGCGCCAGCAGCCGAAGTCGAAGCGACGGGGAAAAGCAAAGAGGTTCGACCGCCTCCGGGAAACCTCCGTGCAGGGGATAGATGAGCGCAAGATTGCCGACGCCAGAAAGGTATTGATGCCCGCCGGCAAAAAGCTGCTACATGTCAGCCTGACTGATGCCGAACCCGCGCCTTGCATCTCGGCAAAGCTTTTTCCCCTGGCGGCAGAGGAACATGTACGGCGCAGCAAAAGCACAAAAAAACGCCCCGGAACAACATTCCGAGGCGTTTTCTTCGACCTTGAAGTGGTGCCGAGGGACAGAATCGAACTGCCCACACGGGGATTTTCAGTCCCCTGCTCTACCAACTGAGCTACCTCGGCACAACAAAAGGCAATTTACTGCAACACCCGACAAAAGGCAAGCACTTTTTTGCGTTCGTCGCAGTTCTCTTCCTATTCCGTAAGATTGCCCGGACCCTTGGGGATGGAGGCCTCGACAATGCGCACCTTGTAGTCGCTGGCTTCCGCCGGAGGATTGACGAAGATGATCGTAAAGGGAACTTCATTGCCCGGCAGCACGTTGGTGTTGGCTTCCACGATGTCGAGCTTGTTGTTGAGCACCTTGTCGAGCTCGTCCTTGTCGAGCAGCTCCAGCTGGAAGGAGCTCATGCTGTTGCCGGCAAGCTGCTGCTGCGAAATCAGCTTGTTGCCGTTCGCGTCGTCCAGTTCCGCCTCCAGCCTGATGAGCTCGCGGGGTGCGGGAAAGTTGTTCTTCACCTTGCCTTCAATGATGACAAGGTTGCCCACCTTCTCGTTCTTCACCTGATACTGACGCACATCCTGCAGCACAAGCTCGCTCACCAGCGACAGAGGATCCGAGGGATCCGCCGTTTCCAGGCCGAAATAGGGAGCCACCAGCCCCTTCAATCCGTCCAGGTAATGGGTGTTCTGCCACATCCAGCCGCAGCCGGCCGCAAGCGCCAGACACACCAGAAAGCTCGTCAGCCGGGGCAGGATGGAACTCTTTTTGCGGGGCATGTCCAGACCGCCGAACGACGCGGCACTGCCGTCGCCGTCAAGCCTGAGTCCCTGAGAGGCGCGTCTTTCCCTCACGCGCTCTCTGCCGCCGTGCACGTCGGCGGGCTCGTCCATCGCGAGCTCAAGGCCGCCGCTCCGGGAACTGCGGGGGCTTGAGCCGCCAAGAGACAGACCGCCTTCGTCATGACGCTCGGGCGCGCGTTTTTCCGGTCTGTCGCCGGCCAGATCGAGACCGCCGCCTCGGGTCGATTCTCTGCCCTTTTCCTCGCCGCCGAGAGAAAGTGCGGGAGGATCGGTCTTTTCTTCCAGCGGAAGCGTGAAAATATGACGGCAGACCGAACAGCGGAGCTTGGCGCCGGGTCTCACCTTTTCATCTGGCAGACGATAGACCGTATTGCATTGAGGGCAGGTAACGTTCATGAAACAATCTCCATCATTATGTGATAGCACCGAGACCATACACCGCCTGCATCAGCAGTCAAGCAGCTCGTAGATGCCGGGAAGCGTGCGATAGCGTTCGGCGTAGTCGAGGCCGTATCCCACAATGAAGCCCGCGGGCAGATCAAAACCCACGAAGTCGGAATGCACGTCGAATTCCCGGCGTTCCTTCTTGTCCACGAGAGCGGCAAGCCGTATGGACTTCGCTCCCCGCGAGGAAAAATACCGCATAAGAAAGTCCATGGAGCGACCGGTGTCCACGATATCCTCGACAATGAGCACGTGACGGCCTTCGAGGGAGATTTCCACGTCCTTGGTGATCTGCACGTGCTCGCTGCTGCTCGCCCGATCGCCGTAGCTGGCAAGACGCACGAAGTCAATGAGCACATCGGACTTCATGGCGCGGACCAGATCGCTGAAAAAGGGAAAAGCTCCCTTCAGCACACATACGGCAACCACGGAATCCTCTCCGTAAACGGCGTCAATCTGGGCGGCCATTTCCTCGACGCGTCGCTGAATGACCGCCGCACTGAATATTTCCTTCATCTGATTCATGCGCACTACCGTCTGATGAGACTCATGAGAAACTGTTTCATTTCCGGTCCGGGCACATAGCCCGCCTCGCTCGCCTCGATATGTCCGTCTCTGTTGTAAATGACATTGAAGGGAATGGCGTCTATTCTGTAGGCGCGGGAAAGCTCCTCCCCTCCGTAGTACACGGGATAGGCTCCCATCATGCCCATGGACTTCACAAAGGAATCCGCCTCGCGGATATTCTGATCGATGGCGATGCCGATGATGAGCAGATCCTCCTCAGGAATCTCCTTTCTCATTTTAATGAGTTCCGGAATTTCCCGACGGCACGGCCCGCAGAAGGCGGCAAAGAAATTCACCAGAATCACCTTGCCGTGATTGGCGGCCAGTTCATCGAGAAGTTCATAGGTATGCACGGGTTTCAGCTGGGGGGCCTTGTCCTGACCGAACGCCACGGAGGAAGGAAGCGTCAGCGCGAGGGCGACGACGCCCGTCAGCAGCACTCCCGCCATGCGACGGAAAAAACCCAGCGGCCTTGTTTTCATAATAATCTCCTTTTCCTCAGAACATAAGCCCGCGGAAGGCTTTTCTTCCGCGAACTTTTTTAGGTGTACTGAAAATCGTTGAAAACGCCAACCTTAAACTATAGGATACATTCCGGCAATCACGCTTCCACCCCCGGAGGCACGCCGAAATAAGGATGACTCCATGACGAAAATTTCCGATGCGCATGAAGCGGAGCTGCTCGCATCTGCCGATGAAAAGCCGGCCCGTGCTTCTGCTCGTGTCAAAAAAACAAAAAAATCCCGAAAGGATACGGATATCATCGATATCACTGCGACTCCGGTTTCGGACGACTCCGGCACTCCCGCCGCGCCTTCGGGAAAAAACGCGGACGAGTCCGAAAAAAAATCAGGCAGGCGCAAAGGCCGTGCTGCAAAAACGAAGATTTCGCCCGACGCCGAGCCCGTGGAAGATGACGAAATCGCCTCCGAAAACACCCCGTCCGACGCTCCGGACGACGATGCCGACGACTCCCCCGAGGTGATGGAAGCGGAACTCGAACAGGCGCGCGACGGTGAGCTTCTTCCCGACGACACCTCGATCGACGAGCATTTCGACGACTTCGACGACAACGGCCGCGTCATTGATCTGGGCAGCAATCTTCCCGCCATTGCGGAAGACCGGCTGCCCAGCGTGCCCATGCGCGACAATCTGCAGAACTATCTGCGCGAAGTGAGCAAGTTCCCGCTGCTGGAACCGGAAGAGGAAACCGAGCTGGCCCGCCGGGTGCGCGACAACGGCGATCCCAAGGCGGCGTTCCGGCTGGTGTCCTCGCATCTGCGCCTTGTGGTGCGCATCGCCATGGACTTCCAGCGCCGCTGGATGCAGAACGTGCTCGACCTCATTCAGGAAGGCAACGTAGGTCTTCTGCGCGCCGTGAACAAGTTCGATCCCGACAAGGGCATCAAGTTTTCCTACTACGCCTCATTCTGGATCAAGGCCTACATTCTCAAGTTCATCATGGACAACTGGCGCATGGTGAAAATAGGCACCACCCAGGCGCAGCGCAAACTCTTCTACAACCTGAACCGCGAGAGGCAGAAGCTCATACTTCAGGGCTTCGATCCCGACGCGGCCCTGCTTTCGGAAAAGCTCGGCGTCACGAAGGATCAGGTGGAGGAAATGCAGCAGCGTCTCGACTCGGGCGACGTGTCTCTTGATCTGCCCGTGAGCGACGACAGCGGCAGCGCCTCCCGCATGGACTTTCTGCCCGCGCTCGGTCCCGGCGTGGAGGAAGGCATTGCCGATTCGGAAGTATCGCGCCTTGTCCGCGACAGCATCCACGAACTCATTCCTTCCCTTTCGGAAAAGGAAGTCTATATTCTGGAGCACAGACTGCTCACCGACGAACCGGCCACGCTCCGGGAAATCGGCGAGCGCTACCATGTTACCCGTGAACGCATTCGCCAGCTGGAAGCGCGCCTGCTGGAAAAACTGAAAGAACATCTCGGGCGCGAGATCAAAGACTTCTCGGAAGAATGGATACAGCCATAGCTCTTCCGCCGCACAGGACATCCATGTTCACCCATATTCCATCCCTTTTCCGAGTCCGGAGGCGTCTGTCTTCCTTCACTCCGGCGCAGCGCCTGATGTTCGC includes the following:
- a CDS encoding cytochrome c3 family protein; this translates as MKPLFILTLLLSLAWCTPAEAQDFKANLKYPKNPIVLGGEVSPRMAVTFNHSSHSNVPCDTCHHKPRCVICHYSPSEEKSPYASCSSNAGCHTVQGRSNQQDSRFMAFHSRESMRSCFGCHRRMSLEHPEFQGCRPCHPNNIQPDEEK
- a CDS encoding DUF3426 domain-containing protein, giving the protein MNVTCPQCNTVYRLPDEKVRPGAKLRCSVCRHIFTLPLEEKTDPPALSLGGEEKGRESTRGGGLDLAGDRPEKRAPERHDEGGLSLGGSSPRSSRSGGLELAMDEPADVHGGRERVRERRASQGLRLDGDGSAASFGGLDMPRKKSSILPRLTSFLVCLALAAGCGWMWQNTHYLDGLKGLVAPYFGLETADPSDPLSLVSELVLQDVRQYQVKNEKVGNLVIIEGKVKNNFPAPRELIRLEAELDDANGNKLISQQQLAGNSMSSFQLELLDKDELDKVLNNKLDIVEANTNVLPGNEVPFTIIFVNPPAEASDYKVRIVEASIPKGPGNLTE
- the hpt gene encoding hypoxanthine phosphoribosyltransferase; the protein is MNQMKEIFSAAVIQRRVEEMAAQIDAVYGEDSVVAVCVLKGAFPFFSDLVRAMKSDVLIDFVRLASYGDRASSSEHVQITKDVEISLEGRHVLIVEDIVDTGRSMDFLMRYFSSRGAKSIRLAALVDKKERREFDVHSDFVGFDLPAGFIVGYGLDYAERYRTLPGIYELLDC
- a CDS encoding TlpA disulfide reductase family protein — translated: MKTRPLGFFRRMAGVLLTGVVALALTLPSSVAFGQDKAPQLKPVHTYELLDELAANHGKVILVNFFAAFCGPCRREIPELIKMRKEIPEEDLLIIGIAIDQNIREADSFVKSMGMMGAYPVYYGGEELSRAYRIDAIPFNVIYNRDGHIEASEAGYVPGPEMKQFLMSLIRR
- a CDS encoding RNA polymerase factor sigma-32; protein product: MEAELEQARDGELLPDDTSIDEHFDDFDDNGRVIDLGSNLPAIAEDRLPSVPMRDNLQNYLREVSKFPLLEPEEETELARRVRDNGDPKAAFRLVSSHLRLVVRIAMDFQRRWMQNVLDLIQEGNVGLLRAVNKFDPDKGIKFSYYASFWIKAYILKFIMDNWRMVKIGTTQAQRKLFYNLNRERQKLILQGFDPDAALLSEKLGVTKDQVEEMQQRLDSGDVSLDLPVSDDSGSASRMDFLPALGPGVEEGIADSEVSRLVRDSIHELIPSLSEKEVYILEHRLLTDEPATLREIGERYHVTRERIRQLEARLLEKLKEHLGREIKDFSEEWIQP